The genomic stretch agaagagagaataAAGATGAGGTATGATGAAAGGATAAATGCAAACCATAAATAGTGAAGTTTGCATTGTATGAATAGTGGTCTCAATATTTCCTAGTCTATGTAGATCACTTTATTTGTACTAGGGACCACTACTAGTGTTAACCTTCATTGGTGGTGCCCTGAGGTGGAGTGAGCTTGAGAGCTCTATTTGATGCATGGAGCCACTCCTACAAATTGGTAGCCATGAAAAGGAGGGTATTTGTATTGAGACTTGACAAGCATTCAATCCTCCTGTTTGTTTCAAGACCAGTCCAGCCATGGcctagctagacaacaaaacttgccCCCAGGTGGCCATGCAGCTTTTCTATGTCACAATGACACCATGCAAACAAGCCATAATGTATTGATTGTTTAGACCTAAAATAAAAGCACAACCCACGAAGCCACAATACACTATATTATTATCTAGTGCATAACTGGAGGATAATATTCATGGATTTCGCGTTCCACCTGATTATGACTAAAAAATGTATTATAAAATAAATCCAAGCAAAGAAGACTAAGTATTGCGATAAAACCAACCTTTGATCACTTATAGGGAAGCACCTCGCAGCAAAGTTTTAGCATTTCGCATTCTAAGAAAACCGATCGACGATTGACaggcaaagaaaaaaaaggtacAACAAAAGTGCAACCAAGCTAACCAGCCTCAGTTTCAACACTATGGACAGTTGAGAAACTCTTCTACATGAAGTGACAAATATATTAAAGTAACAGCAAGTTCTACCACAGATACTGATTAGTCAAAGGTGCCCAAAGGTAAAGGGAACCGACCATAGTTGTACAACCAAACAATTCAGAGTGGTAGTCATTTAGAGACTTCCTTCCATGGCAAATATCTCCAGTCTGTTTTTATCAAGCAAATGGCAATAGATTAGGACTGAAGTATGACGGGTTATTACATCAAGAACAGAACCAGGTTCTCATGCACCGCTCGCATACAGGCGAGTCCACTCCTTGGCTGCAAATGACATGAAATCTCTCATTGTCAGCTATAGGTAAATCAGAGGCAGAAGAGACAGCATTGACTGATGTGTCAACTTTAGTTTACCTGTTTCAACAGCTTCTACCTCATTGGCTTTCCAGTGCTTTGCAATGTTATCGGAAAGAGGGTCATCTGGATTTGGCGCACTCAGGAGAGCCTGTATACTGAAAGCCAGAACAATGTCAAGGGATAGCTAGCATGTCCGTGGATACAAAAGGCATAGAAACTGAACATCGTTCATAAAGTCATATTTTGGTGCTGCACAAGAACAAAAGAGAAAAAGCTCCCCTTGGCAGATTTGGTTTATTAGGTTTAAAAAGAAGAAACAATGTTTTTTTAGGCAAAAACATAAAGTACGGTACACTAACACTCAGAGACAGATATAGAGACCTCAAAAGAACCGTGCGAATCTGAAGTGCCGGGCTCCATTTGTCCTTGAGAATGTCGAGGCATATCCTACCAAGCTGCAACAGTAAAGTCCTCCGCTGAATAACAATTCATAGGAAGGAAACTGGCACTACAAATGAATATGCTATATGCATGCCTACCTTGTCAATGTTGGGATGATAAATCTTGGTCAGAAACCTAACCTGCAACATCACAAGCTAATAAGTGTCCATTGAGATTATACACAGTGAACAGTGTATTTGACTAGTTCTAACACTTCAATGGACACCGAAGAGAAGGGGCATAAAATAGTTAGCCCTTCTAACAGATGACATTCTTAATCCAAATACAGTACATACTACAAATCTGAGTCAGCCAAAATATGTCTGTATTGTTCAAACAGAAGAAAATCAGGCAGACAAGTAGTTAAACTAATACCACACATCATACAAAGCTGTTTGGTGATTCAAATAACTATGCAAAAGAAAGCACaagtcaacttggaaaagagaaGTTTTACTCAAAAGTCAAAATACAAACAAGATTAGCTTACAAAGTATAGAGCACAATAATGTTACAGATAAGCAAATTTTATAGTTACCTTTGGGGCAGCCATTGGATATTCCTCGGGTAAAAAGAGTTCAAGCTTAAAAACTCCCCCTGACCAATCAGTAACCGAAAGTAACATTATCAGGAACTAAGTATGATTACAAGGAAACCAATAAATGctctaaaaaatatttttccagtTACAAATATCACCAGTACAAGCACAGAATTATGGTGATTGCTATAACGCACATAATTAGTTAAACACAATAATCCACTAAGCCAGATAAAAGTGAGTTCCACCATGGTTTTCAAGGCATCGCCTATGCAATGAGACACGCTGCGTTTCTGGGTATCCAGGTCTCCACGACAAAAAAGATCAGCAAAAGAGATGGATGGAGGGACGGAGAAAGATAGGAAGAACGGGAGGTGAGCTGGCCAACAAGACAAAGAACCTGCAGCCGCTGCCATCCCTGCTGGCTACAGTGCACATGGCCAGCGCACAACTTGCTCTGATCCGCTGCGACGCAGCCAATCTGAAAGGGAGCAGGCGCAGCGGCCGATCTGAGGGCATAGAGCAgggagggaagggaagggaagaggCAGGGAGAAGTTGCGGACAGCAGCGCATCTGAAGCGAGAAGCGCAGAGAGAGGGGCCTGCAAAGGGCAGAGGGGGAGCCACGGCTTACACGTGTAAGCTAGAGGCGCAGAGAGAGGAGCACCCTTGGTATCCTCTGGCATATGGCATCACCTTGCCTCGCCTTACACGTGCCTAGGCCTAGGCGACTGGAAGGGGTGGCTCGCCATGTCTCCCCTTGCCACCTTATGAACTGGTTTCCACCAGTACGTACAGTCATTCCCTACCATTTTAGAATGGAAATCAACTAACCCATTGCCCTAGGTGCATACTAGTAACTTCCTTAGTCCTTACATCCGAGAAAGAGATAAGCAGCGAATCTGTTACTTTACAATTACAACTTACACAAATCAGATCATCACAGCATACATGGATAAGAACAATGGGATCATGAAAGGAACAAAGAAAATTATTGCCCATTCATCAAAAATAGCTACAGCCTACAGACAACTATAATCTAGTAGGAAATAAAATATGTCGTTTACCACACAAACATGTAGAAACAGCACACATAAAACAAAGCTAGTAATAACTACCACATACTATATTAGTACAAAACATTACTAAAATTACCTGCAGCTAATAGAATGCTGCAAACAGAAGCTGAGACTCATCAGCCACAACtccacccaaaaactaaaactGACAAGCCAAAAGTCACCAGCCGACCAAACAACACAAGCTTACCTATGTGCAGATAAACTAAAGCAAACATTTCAGCAtttctcctatttccagaggcATCTTTTGAAAAGAATTCTCTCGACTCGACTATCGATATCTAGAGGCCGTGAATATTACCACATAGTTTCTACACCACGCAGCACGAACAGCGCAGAGAAAAAAATCCGAATCAGAAGCCCGCACCTTCATAGGGCGACTGCGCCGGCCCAAGGATCATAACGTTGAAGTAGCGCATGTTCTCCTCCGAGGGCGACGCGCTGATCCCCGGTGCTGCACGAACGAACGAACCAAACCAGACCGAACCATTTGACTAACAGAATCAAAACTCagccctcaacaaaatcaaaaaACCTGACGAAATCCACCGAAACCGCGAGACAGAGAGCACGCCAACCTGGCTCGCTGAGCAGCCGCTGCGTCTCCTGCATAGATCCAACCATGGAAACCAAAAAGAGGTCAGACAACACAAGCGAGGGCACAACGAATCGGATCGGATGCGGGCGAGAGATCTGCTCCGGGGTGGTCAGATCGGGCGCGCACCTTGATGATCCGCCGCGGGAGGTTGCTGTTGGCCATCGGATCGGGGCCGGGGTGCGGGCTTCCTCCTCGGCGAAGTTGCGGCGCCGGCGATGCCTTGAGGATGGCGCGGGGGAGGAGGAGCAGTCGGTCGGGGTGGGGAACGGGGGAAGCGgtggtgggttggagttggacGCTCGCTATTGTACGCGGACGCGGTTTTTGCTGCAGTGGTCTACCTGCGTCCTGTGCTTTGGGTTTTATCTCAGCGCTATCACGTTACCTCAACGATCGTGATTAATCGCAGTGCCTTTTTCAGGGTAGTGTTGttacttttttcaaaaaaaaaagaaaggcatAAAGTGATGGCATGCAACATGCTGCGTTAAAGTTATGATGATTGATTGAGTCGAAATTCGCATCAAGTCCAACTTAGGTTCTAACCAAAATTTTCTAAAGAAGAATTTTAACTAGCACTATTTATATAAATGTATTTTCAAATCAAAATAATCGcacattataaaaatatttttacatGATCTAGAAATGTCAGTATATTTCTTTCTTTAAGATATTGATATAAAAAAGTTTATCATGGAACAAATCTTATATGACTTGTATTTAATTACGATGAAGACCTTGAATACTATGAAAACAAGATGCATTTTATTGTCGTCTGAGTAAGTTGtcaatattattttttgtattgtCCAAATGATAAACTTTTAGAACTTAGACTCGATTTTAATTCATGAGTATCATAATTTCGAGTGCCACCATTGATGCTTGTCTAATCGAGCAGTTTGGTATAGCTCCACTCACACCTTTTTCATAGTGAATTTTGCGGAATTAAAGTAACCCACCTCCACTCCACTCCCCATCTAGAAGCAGTGAATCACTTCATAATCAATTTTCACGTGCTTCCCATCCCACTCCTCGATCAAAATCACTCCATCAAAGAATCAAAGTCACGAAAGGATGCCAAAGCCGTCGGCCGTGTCGCAAACCGTGCCAACGGCAGAGGAGCGGAGTAtgctttaggtcttgtttaaatccaattttttaaaattttaacactgtaacatttttgtttttatttgataaacattgtccaatcatggagtaactaggcttaaaagattcgtctcacgatttatagataaactgtgtaattggtttttgttttcatctatatttaatgtttgatgcatgtgccgtaacTTTAGATGTAACgcgaaatcttgaaatttttttaatttttaaggtgaactaaacaaggttgcTCCGATGGAAAAGAaaattgggccttgtttagttcaccctgaaaaccaaaaagttttcaagattctccgtcacatcgaatcttgtggcatttgcatgaaacattaaatatagacgaaagcaaaaactaattacacagtttagctgtaaatcacgagacgaatcttttgatcctagttagtccatgattggataatatttatcacaaacaaacgaaagtgctacagtaccgaaaagttttcacttttgggaactaaacaaggcctcgaagGAATCCATCAATTTGTTTGGTTGATCCTATAGGTGCGCGGCCCTGGGCAGGAATCTGACGAGAAATGAATGGAAGCATGAGTAGAAACATTCGAGGGGTTCCTTTCCGAGCCAACAATGAGGACCTGGCAGGCTAGCTTTGATCCTACGCAACCGGCAACCCCACTCCCCTGAAGCAACTGACGTCGACCTcatcctctcctctcttcttttcCTTGCGATCGCTCGGGCGGGGATGGACGAAAAAGCTTACGCACGCGACAAGGGCAGAGgttaactctctctctctctctctctctctcgattttgattttgatttgACTTAAAGCATGTTCATCCTATAAGCCGTATTTTTCTATCAACTaactatatttttttaatactaaaatgaataatatttttagtcaTAACTTTTCAAACCAGCGAACATATACtgtttattaatttattataaaagcaAAATACTATAgctaacaaaatatataatttatAAACAAGTGGACGGAATAGACGggagcatctccaaaggctttggcaaattgacttggcatttgttgctatttgcaaactcccataacaaaatgcaaaggataaaaatagaccatctccaagggaattagcatttggacttggcaaatgataaaaatagaaggtctccAGGCGCGCGCGCTTTTCTTgcgcgtgactttgctcgcgggatcgggtttgcaaagtcgtccacagcttgacatttttgccaagtttgctccttcatttgctgtgggggtataaacccctataccctcacgggcctatatgggccgcaccatcagaggtggctcggcccacaagatgaagacgtgcggcgcacgactggtcggcgtgcaccgcaaggctacaagattttgtaccaaataggatactttgcttgtaactctgtcccttcaggatatataaggaggggcaggggtccctagaggacaagtcatacagattatctctcaacacaatccaatacaaccagacgcaggacgtaggtattacgccaactcggcggccgaacctggataaaaagcttgtccgtgtcttgcgtcaccatcgagttcgtagtttgcgcaccgtctaccgataaactactaccgtgggtataccccaaggtagactgccgactagctttcgtcgacagtggcgcgccaggtagggggtgtgcgtgcaacttttccggcgaacaagatggccatcatccccaacttcgcggccatggcggacggcttcacgttcatcgtcggcttcaacagcttcatcgccacgaccacggaggaagcgtagatccgatctgcgccaaccacttcttcatcgacgtcggcggcggctccaaccacgctggctacgactccgaccagctttcgtcggcaacgtctccgaccacgccgacaacgcgtcacccgcttctctgctacaaagggagacaGATCGACCACCATCACGACAACAAGTCAAGCAACTctcccgaccagactttcgtccaaagataagtacaattctaatattttatttatttttggcataatattttttattatccttcaaaaacaactttttgtttagccacactagttttttctcctacacgagctttccagagccggtactgtctccgactcctccctacatgtgcacgagatccgccctctgcgttccgggtggtcggcagtactctctgacgtggctgacaatcctacgcatacctaggttccgcacctcatgctgattgttggctagaccagagctggtacaagctctaggatgaattaactacttgtgctaattttataacaaaaaatctaaaacttatctcagtactgatttttatctaaagtttatttatacatcatgtactacctattctttatatttatttttcaggggtttggcccagtcgacaagctacgctcggggactcgtcgactattccctacgctgtgcccggggactgctccgaccaccgagcacgtttacgttcccaaccacgctcggggacttgtcgactactctctatgctatgctcgaagactgtgccgaccaccgagcacgtttacgttcccaaccacgctcggggacttgtccaccggtccctacgccgtgctcggggactgtgccgaccaccgagcactatacgctcggggactggtcgactagctcaccaatttaagagcttggggactgcaccgaccaccgagcactatacgctcggggactggtcgaccagcccaccaatttgagaattcggggactgtaccgaccaccgagcgttctatgctcggggactggtcgattagtctattcaattgcatacgagcatgatatgctcggggactggtaaattcaattttttagaccttgctacaaggctcatacttcgccttccagcaagctcggggactacatcggtacgatgcatctggcgatgcatctcagtttcagaatttctttgaggacttttcttttgaccctggcaccacgtgcctacgtcacctactaccaggctcggggactaagtgggcacacttcaccttgcggtgaatatgcttgcttttttgaggtctatactttttagaaaagtaaagtgggcacacttcaccaggaaaaaaatcttttttagagcaccatgcattcttcgaacaacctgcttcttcgatgtcaatgttgatcaactgtcttttgagttggtcaaaataccgttgcaactgtttgggcgactttcctgcttattgaagacgtcaagcctcactgatcgaagaagctcaagacggcgtgttacatcataatacatggtgctcggggactagctgtgggggtataaacccctataccctcacgggcctatatgggccgcaccatcagaggtggctcggcccacaagatgaagacgtgcggcgcacgactggtcggcgtgcaccgcaaggctacaagattttgtaccaaataggatactttgcttgtaactctgtcccttcaggatatataaggaggggcaggggtccctagaggacaagtcatacagattatctctcaacacaatccaatacaaccagacgcaggacgtaggtattacgccaactcggcggccgaacctggataaaaagcttgtccgtgtcttgcgtcaccatcgagttcgtagtttgcgcaccgtctaccgataaactactaccgtgggtataccccaaggtagactgccgactagctttcgtcgacatttgccaagttgcccaaattgcaaacttcaaatacaaaaccgttggatacctcttttgaagctttttagcaaattacttaaatgcaaacctcaaatgcaaaacccttggagataGTTGTGCGTTTCGtacctgctggctgctgctgctcatATGTCAATATGCCGGTCTCCGTCGCATTATCCACGTACTGTTTCTACGCAAAGCAGCATATAGTAGTCTATTAGGCCGGCAGCTTACGTGGGAACAGCGAACAGGATTACGCTGATGATCAGCTAGCTGTGCCTTTCTGGCGGAGCAAGTTAGCTTGACAAGTCGATTTCCTAGTTCACCAACCCAAAAAAGGGTTTACCAGCCAAGGTATTCCATAATGGACATGGACGTACGGTTTATCATCACACGAAATTaatgtcttgtttagtttaccctaaaaactaaaaactttttaaaatttctcatcatatcaaatcttgcggctcatgcatgaagcattaaatatagataaaaacaaaaaactaattgcacagtttacctgtaaatcgctagacgaatcttttaagtttagttactctataattagattgtgaaataaaaatgaaaatgtcacggtgtcaaaattcaaaaactttttgaatgtgaacaaggcctaagaccagtctcaatgcatagtttcatgtcaCAGTTATCAAgattataaactaggtaaccgagccataggagtttcatggcgatgaaactcctctctcatctgatgaaactccttcatttaatgaccctgccaagtcagcaattttgcttatgtggcaccctatttaatgtgcatgacactctcattaaacatgtattgagactggcctaagcagCCTGCATCTGGCGGCCCGGAATTATATATTTTTGCGTCATTTTCAGAAGACGTGCTAGTCCATGGTTTGTTGGTGCTAAGATCTAGACCCTTCCATCTTCGTGTTATAGTCCTAGCTCCTAAGAAAGTCCACCTGGTGACAAAGCAATGTTTCAAGTAAGACTGTTTGAAGCCAATCATTCTAAACTCTAGCTGTGGTAATAAGTCACTTTTTATGTACCGAGTTTTAATGATTCAAAAGTATACGAGTAgattttgtcttgaaaaatatagGTTTATACTTTCTCCATCTACAAAGAAAACAGCTCTTTCGGTTTCCAAAGAAATTTTAGTTAGAAGAATAGGACGAGGCACTGCTGCGCCTTCTTTGCCTTTCCCTCCTCAGTTCTCACCACGCATGCAAGAGAGAAAAGCTCATGGAGTGGCTAGGCAAAGAGATAACACAAatagttggagttgattttagTGGATCCCACATTATAGTTGTCCTAGGTCACAGCTGCCATCACCATATCAATTGCATTCTTTCTTAGCTAGCAACCTCCGTACTCAACAATTCTTTTCTTTTGGGGACGGAGGGTACCTCTGTTAAGAGTACATTGTATATAGAATAAAAGAAACCGGTGGACAAAGTTTAGACAACTTCAAAGTATCACTTACTAGTGATTGGAGAGTTAATACAAAAAATGACCAAGAATTAATTGTTCTCATTGATATTCACAAGAGAATTTTTCGCGGTATCATAAATATAAGTTGCTTTAGTTTTATTCTAAGTTAAATTTCTCTAACTTTAATATAACCAAGTCTATTGAAATGCATGTGTATCTACAACATCAAGTTAGTTTTGTTAAATTTAATTTGTCATGAAATATATCTTGATGGtgcatttattttttatttagatgtTAATATGCTTTTTTATAAGCTCAACAAAGTTTGACTTAGAGAAAATCAAACAAAACTATGCTTTGGAACTAACAGGAGTAGATTCAACTAG from Sorghum bicolor cultivar BTx623 chromosome 3, Sorghum_bicolor_NCBIv3, whole genome shotgun sequence encodes the following:
- the LOC8068001 gene encoding ubiquitin-conjugating enzyme E2 36 codes for the protein MANSNLPRRIIKETQRLLSEPAPGISASPSEENMRYFNVMILGPAQSPYEGGVFKLELFLPEEYPMAAPKVRFLTKIYHPNIDKLGRICLDILKDKWSPALQIRTVLLSIQALLSAPNPDDPLSDNIAKHWKANEVEAVETAKEWTRLYASGA